cgtcaacctccttctccaccccGACAAGgaaatgacaacgtcaacaatgaagaaggacaagatgatgagaagatgttccaccccgaacaaaacaaaagctctcacgagtacGAGCAAGAGTCGcgagagaccatcccgtcgagcaaatctacaatgatatccaaaacgggagaatcactcactctaaatcttgtttggctaatttttgtgaacattattcattcatctctaagcattggaagatccagattggataaatgccatgcatgaagagctacacaactttgagagaaatcaagtgtggacattggtcgagaagcccgacaacaaccacaacatcattggtaccacaCATTTCTTTCAACAGTCTTTTCCTCAGCCCAGGCATTTCTTTCAGCCTCAAAATTGGTTTTCAGTTTTTCCGTTTCAGCCATGCTAAATTGGAATTTTGAATCCGCTTTCCAGGTCTCAGATTCTTGATTCTCCAGCCAGATTTTTGCATCAGTCAATTGTGATTGATGTTTAGTAGTGGCGTCCTGTAAAAACACAGATTACAAACACATTTATATCTAGGTTACATGaatataagtcccaagccttttgcaagcaacaacacttggcacttgggggctaattctTACTGAACAGTTCTTCCTACAGCGGTTTATATgactaagtcccaagcactttgcaagcaatagtacttagcacttgggggctaatgcatatttgctcataTTTCATTACTACTTTGGATTGACTCGGCAGTGCCGCAGACAaagccggttcatgggggctacatGAGTAAGTTTTGAGCTTTAAGCAATGATGAGTATCGGTTCATTCATGCCgattaaactggcccttgggggctacggatgcaatgTTGATCATTAAAACTCGGTTTAAGTGAAAGACGGCTTTTTTCTCAAAGATGGTTTATACTCATTGCTATTCTAAAGTCTACATCATATGCAATTCTATTAtacacagtagacttgggggctgacggGATATGCATAATGTACTTAAGCCggaattcatacctcatatttttgatgcatctgcttcaccatatcgatTTCAAGATCGCGGCTGGTATGTACATGGTTGAGGTAGCTAGAGAGTACTTCACTGCTGCTCAATTGAGAATAGTGGGCAACAACAAATCTCACTTTTCGCTTTTCAATAAACTCCTGTTTAGCGAAGTGTTTGGCCAAGACAGTTGGATTTCCCTGTTCTGTAAAGCCggtgccagtaatcataacatcatcgGCATGTGTCTCCGACGGTTTAAGTGGGCTTGATGATTCAGTATTCAAAGGATTGAGTTTTTTCTGGTCACCGGAAAGGTCAGGAATCTCTGGTGGGGCTTCATGGGCAGGTTCTTTTGGTTGTTTTCAGAAACATCTGATGCTGGGACTTGCTTCTCCGGTTCAGGGACTTTAGGATCTTCAACCGGCTtggtcacctttgccttcttgTTAGGCTTTGCTTCCACTTCATGGTTCATGAGAGATCAATACAAGTATAAGAGCATAAGGAGATAGAAAACAAAAGAGATGTTACCTAGGGGCAGTCTTGAAATCCGGTAGCTGGGTTTGAGATGAGTCACCGgaggaagagcgagaaacctcctgatagtttgaatcggaaAGAGTAAGTGGCTGACGAATGAGACCCGCTAGGGGAACGAGCTAAGTTTGGAAAGACCTCATTTTGCCGTTTTCGTGGAGCTGGGGTATTTGATAAGCCGGACGATAACTCTTCACCTCCGTTGGTCTGAGTTTGTCGCCGACTCTCGTGCTgctattgcttcaaaagaaagtgaggatccaaatgagctaaggggtgcgaaaagcttactttccaggttacccatcgaattttttgtcttggcaaaggctctaagTTAGACGAAATAATACTCTCTTCTTCAGCTGCTTGGCTCGCCTCCGTGTCATCCTGagaataatcagtgtcaataaggtagttgaaaaggagccaagggagttaagggctacctccaactcagaACTGTCATCCAGTTCAAACATGTCGGAGGTGCttgatttcttcttatttttcttagtggttttcttggcggctttcttggcagccctggccttcttggcagcttcatggtcgtatttatttttccaaaaatcagattCAGCCTGTGAAGGTCATCAAAGCTTGAGTTAATAAATTATTTGAATAATAAGGTAAAAGTAAGTGAGTTTGGAGACTCACATCCGGTggtgggttaagtttgcagaaagggttcagacccactttgctGCAATCTTCCGAATCTTCATTCACAAGGGACTTGCCCATTTCGTTGATTGCCTCATCAGTTAAGCACACAGAGCTGTGGCGCAGCGGATCCTTTATACCAtcagtgtaagtacacattaagttGGGTCGGCGActcaagggtatgattcgccaagaaacccagcaccgAACCAAATCAATGCCAGTTAACCCATTTCCCAGCAGAGCTTTAACCTTTGCAATGGTAGGAGCAAGCTTTGCACGTTCGGTAGTGGTAAGCTTTTCAAGAAGATGATGCTTTGGGTCCAGGCGCTCGACACGATAACCCGGCAATGGATTCTCGTCAgctggagaggtatctttgcagtaaaaccatgtctggttccaatccttgggatgaccTGGCAAGCAAGCATAAGGGAAGATAGCATatcttcttcgttgaattgagaTTGCGCCAAGTTCCAAACTGGGTCCGTTCGTgaactcattttggcggttcaaatagaaataTTCTTTGAAAAGTCCAAcattgggctcctcttgaaggtatacttcgcagaagacttgaaatttgtagatgtttgacatggaattgggtccgatgtcttgcggatggagttgaaagaagtgcagaacatctcagaaaaatttagagccgggcggtgagaagcttCAGTTCATGCGGCTAGTGAAAACAATGACATCATCATCCTTTGGTTGAGGTCGTTCTTCGTCTGGATTGGGACGCGCCAATGCATGACATTTTTTGCTGGTAAATTGCCAATTTTGACAAAGTCTTTGAGCATGTTCTCAGTGACAATGGAAGGAACCCAGTTACATGAAGTGACTGTCTTTGGTGGCATTGTGAAGGAAGATGCCTGCAAGAAAGAAAAGTTTTTGCTattttaaattaatttattaaGCCGGAAGTAAGGCGTGGCAGTGTATTCAGAGTGGTggcttaaatggggcctaatgacatatggctagtgagaaccggtgatgtaagccgccatgatcAGATTGGTATCTGTCAAAGTGTGAAATCTGCTAAGTGTTGAATAAACAAGTTTTACAGACTGGAGCAGGGTATTTGGATCTAGCACTgtgcagaaaaggaaaataaattaaaACCTAAATATTGCAGCAGTGCAGGAACTAACACATTGGTGAGATTTCTGCAGCTAAAAGGCATGTTCGGTGATTAAGGCAAAGGATTGAAACAGGTTCTGCATATTTCAAAGGCCAGTTTTAGATCAAAGTAAGGATTAAACAGAAGCGTGATGAAGAACAATGATGAACTCATAAGAACTGAAGAAACCCCTAATGAAGATCTATGGTGGAGAAGATAAGGTACTCACTGGAACCACTGAGCAATAGAGAGGCGCTGCAGTTTTTTCTCTGGTCCCGGTCAGGTTGATCCAGCGGCCGAGGTCGAGGACGACGATGAGCTTCGCGGCGATGGCAGGGCTCAGACATACAGAGGCGTCATGGGGAGAGGTGGAAGacgagaaggaaagaagggggagAATGGATAGGCTGTcggggcctatttataaggaaagggtcaGTAGGCAGGCatgagaaacgaggaggccaaaagATGATTATCCAGGCGTTTCAATGCCTCGATTTTTGGAGTGCTTaattaaagataaagatccgttaagATATGATGTGTCTTGTGCGAAATTAATggcagatgatgtcatggcggattTCCGTAATTCcaggagatgacatcatggcgggttacaatatatTTTGAAGAACAAGTGAAGAAGGATTTTTtccctaagtgttgaagattgacatgaacaagttcagatcaacctggggcctaatgttggggatgtaactattgggttaacccgcccaggaggggcaggGTTAATCCACGACGATCTATCGGGACAAAGCCCATAAAGACGCTGAAGATGGTGGTTCATTATGAAGATTCATTAAAAGGCCCTAGGCCCAGAGGTGGCTTAAAGCCCATAAagcgtaaaccgccatatatgtatgacttgtattgtaaggcatgtgtgttaggtcaccgagccagacacgttatATGAACCGATCGGGACTCTGTAAAGCGgatgggcgtcaacctgtgtatataaagggacgacccagcggcggtttagggcaagggagaatagatcaaaagctaggtcaagcgtattcgctccctggtaatcgagacataagcaataacacctcaactggagtaggcctttaccttcaccgcaaggggtcgaaccaatataaactcctgtgtcctttgtcccatttaacccctttaagttaacctagtgcgatgtctccacgactaagtcctcacactaggacatctgccgtgacaattccatgacattaCCCGTGCCCGTTATCCGCCTTACCCGTGAAGTCCTTACATGCAGGCACTAAAATTAGTAGACCCCATGTAATTCCCGCCCTTACTCACCCAATTTTTCACCCATCCCACCCCTTTGGCCAAAAAGCCCTAAAAAGTCCTAACCTAGCCACAACATATTATTTATTGTGCTGAAATACTATTCTTCTACGGAAATGCTATCAGATGTTGTTGTTGATTGCGTGTATGGGTTTTTCCATGGGGATAAAAAAAGGACGGGGATGGGGATGGGACTATTTTTATCCCCGCAGATGGGTAGGAGGATGGGGACGGGGATGGGAGTCCAATACCCGCCTGGGTAATCTCGATTGCCAGCATGAATCGTGCAGAAATCAGCAGAACGGTGTCTTCAACACTCATAAATTAATGAGGCGACAATATTATACCGGGAAATATCATACACTAGCACATGATATTAACTTATGATACTCCCTGCTCACTAAGGGCATCTTTAACGGAAACCCACAAATTTCCTGTTGCATTCGTTCGCGGacggggaaggggggaggagggagtccacggacacggatgcgggaggacgCATTTAAATGTAGCCTCATATATTTTGACAACAACTCCAACCAACCAGACGGAATTCGTGCAAACCTGATGAATTTTGATATAAACATGGCGGATTTCATTGAAACTAGCATAATTTGTACATAAATCAGACAATATTTCGTTCGGTGAACTAAAAACCTAAAAATAAAACCCTAAACAATCTTATACTTCACGATGACCTCGTAGTCCATGCCGGGCTGGTCGGCGGCTCCTCCTCTATCATCCTGGCCCGACCCGGCGTCAGAGTCGGAGTCATCGGCCTTGGGACGGCAGAAGGAGGCGACGTCACGGCAGGGCTTCCTGGAGGCCGCCTGGCACTCGCAGATGATCCTTTTTGCCCCCTCCTGCGTCGTGCGCAATGCGGCCACAAATGACGTAGGATGGAGAGAGGGCGGTGGTTGTTGGAGGAGGCGTCGTTGGCGACAGCGATCAGGATGAGGGACCATCCCTCGCCCTACCTGGCCATCTCCCCGTTGAGGTGGCGGAGAGACGGCGCTTGGCCGTCTCCGACATCATCACGGAGCGGTCTAGCGCCCGGGCGTATGCTAGGTCCGGGTCCATCGCGATGTGTGGTGGCGGGACGTCCGAGTCCGCAAACTTGGATCGACGTGCGGCGTTGCGGCTGTCCCGCCGGGGCTGCTCCCGGACGGCGTACTCCTGCGCCATCATGGCGCTCCGGGACAACGGTGAGGAGTCGTCACCGCGGAGGTAGTGCAGAATGCGACCGCACGCCTTGGAAAatgacggcggcgagcggcgctccTCCTTCATGATGGGTCGTGCCGGTAGCGAGAGCCGCTCCTCCATGACACGCTAGGGCGGTAGCGAGAATCGCTCTTCCTTCACGCGGCGTCCGATTTGGACGCCGTGGCTGCGCGGCAGCGGAGAGCGTGGAGGGGATGTCggctccggcttcacggggaggAGCACCCCCGGTGGCGGAGCCGAGCCGTTGGTGTGGACTTCCCGTCGGTGCCGTCGTAGACCTAGCGCAACACCGTCGGCGCGgcctgcggcggtggcggcggctactaGTCCACCTCGTCGGCGGAGATGATGATCTTCGTCCGTGTTGAGTCACGCTAGCCGATGAGGACGACGACCCCAGAGTTCGAGGGTGGTGCCGCCACTATCCGCCAGATCCCGCCCTGGAGCCACTTGCCAGCACCGACGCCCAGGACTTGCCCATTGTCGAAGATGTGGATGGAAATGggcggggaggggaggaggaggaggaggaggatgcgacGTGGACGGCGCCGGAATGCGGCTTAAATAGCCGCGACCAGGCCATGCAAAGGGCCGGTCAGCCCTTTCATTGCGGCGCAACGACTCGAGTTCGTTCCTCGGGAACCTGCGTTTGCATTGAAGCGGCGGCTGTCGAGAGGTCGCGTCCGTCAGCGCTGACCTCCCTCCCACCGGTCACATCACGTCATCAATGCCGGCCTTCGTGTGCTCTGGGCCGACATGAATGCGGCGCGGTGAGCAGTGCCTGCATCGGAAGGAAAACGTGGGAGGGAGAGGTGACGTGTTTTTTTGTGGGTCGgggtggtcagaagcgggcgtGAGATCGGTCTGGACTTTCGTAAACCTTATTCACGTGTGTCTTCGGTTTGTGGAAGAAATGGCGCCCGAATCGCGTTGGGTGATTTTCATGATTCGAATGGTTGCCGAAGGTTTGagagtcggcgttggagatgcctaaAAAGATCCTACGAGAACTTGATCAGACAAATCCTAGGGGCAGAGTGAGGTCTCCTCCTACATGGGTTGTAGTGTAGCCCGCTCGTCCCCACACCGCGGCATTGCCCACATCACGCACgctctgccccctccctccccgccCCTCGGTGGAAGTGGAATGCAGCTCAACGCTCGTACGCCCGCCACTCTGCTCTGCTCCCCCGTCCTATTCCCTTGTCTCGCTCACCCTTCATCAAACGACGCACCGTGCGGCCCAGGCCTCAACGACAGCAGGCTTGCTTGACAGGAGGACCAAATTTCCACACGATCGTGGACGTGGAGAGAATCCTAGGTGTGCTATACAGAACGCAATCGGGGTAGCCCGTGTGTTTATCTATCTGTAATCaagggcagggcagggcagggcaggtGTGGCGCCCCGTGAGCAGGGCGAATTAAGCCCATTTACGCCACTCAGCCAGGCAACGGTGGTGGTACGCGTCAAAGGCCATTGGGCAAGTGCAGTTGCACTGCCGCGACCGCAGACCATTTACGCCCTTGCAAGGAGCCAACCTGGCCACCACCCATCACTTCCCCTTCCACAGCGCAAGCCTGTAAAGTGTTTAAACCCTTAGCTTTGCTCTATTTAACCATCACACAGACCCAACCCAAAGAGACCACACAGCTCAGGAAAGCTCTTCAGACTCGAGAGGAAGGAGCCATGGCGCTCGGCAAGCTTGCGGTGGCCGCGCTGGTGGCGTCTCTCCTCCTACTCAGCACCATCAAGGTAAGTTAAGGGTGCCTTCTGTCTAAGTACTCAATGCGACAATGCATACAATATACATGGCTGATTTTGTCCTCTCCTCTGGGTGGTGGATAGGCTGCCGACTCTCCTGCTCCGGCTGCTGCTCCGCTCGGGCCTCCTCCCCACAACATCGTAGACCCCTCTAAAGGTATCAAATCTGCCCTATGATCGGAGTACGTATTTCAGATGAGAGAAAATGTGCTCGTTCATTCCATGGCGTGTGATGCAGACTGTGGGTGGGCGTGCAACCTGCGGTGCAGCGCCAACTCGCGGTCGAAGCTGTGCAGCCGGGCGTGCCTCAAGTGCTGCAGCGTGTGCCGCTGTGTGCCGGCGGGCACGGCCAGCAACAAGGAGACCTGCGGCAAGTGCTACACCGACTGGACCACGCACGGCAACAAGACCAAGTGCCCCTGAATATCTTCAGCCAACCTAAATATCTTAGTAGAGTAGCTAAGCTTTGCTCATGATTGTCGTTAGTGTTACCGGTGACCTTCGTGATTTCGTCTTAGTGTGGAAGGAACGGTGTTGACTAGACTAGCACTAGCTAGCTGGTGAACCTGGTCCTGGTGTGTTCTTGTGTAAAGAGTAAGTACGTGTTGTCCCGTAGGTGGGCGTATTTCTCGTGTAATAAAGCCCATCCGGAGGTTTATGTGGTGAATGCATGGTTCTCTTGCTAGCCGTATACGTCACCTTTGTTTGAGATGAAAAGTTGGCGCTTCATGCGTCCCGCTCCCTCGTCCCTCATTCAAAGAAAAGAGAGTTCTTATCCGTTGCAGTCCAAGTCCATGCCATATACGTTAATTGCCTAAGAAACGGATACAAAATGGCAAAAATGGCTCGTCCCCGCTCGCGCTCTCGCGATAGCCGCCGCCCCACCACCGTAGTCCACCAGCCCTCCCTGGCGGCTGCCGCTCCGGCGCCGCTGGCCACCCAATCTGGCTCGCCGTGGCTCCCGCGACTAGGCCTTGCCCCGCCCTCGCTGCTCTGGGGCTTCCCCTCCCCCCGGCCTATTGGGCAACGGCCCTTCTCTGTGTTGAATCGAGATCTGGATCGGGAACTAGCCACCCCTCCCCCTCCGCCTCCTGGTCGGCCACCGCGCGACCCGCATGAGGTGTCCGTGGTTCCGGAGACGCCTCCTGAGTTGCAACGCGGCGAGTCCAGGCAAGCTGCCCCCCTCTTCAATGCTCTCGCAGTGGCCGCTGGCCAGGGGGCGCGCATTAACTCGAGTAGCTGGGCCGAGGTCGTCCAAGGCGTGGGCGGCCGTGCTCTGGATGCGCATTCAACGCGCGCGGCGCCCGCGGGGCTCGAGGCTGCAGACGCGGGGGGATGGGTCACCGTCGCGTCCCGTCGGCCGCGCTGGACGGCTTTGCCAGACGCGCCATTGAAGCCCCGCCAGCCCACTCCAGAGTGGATTAAACATCTCTGCTTTCGCTGCCTTATGCCCCGCCATCGCCAAGCCAAGTGCAGAAACCAGATTGTCTGCCGCGGCTGCTTCCAACCAGGCCACCGTGCAAAGTTCTGCTCCAACAAACCGGCTCCGCATCTTCGTCTGGGTGCCTCGTCCATGCGTCCTCTGCATCCGTCCCCAGTGCGTGCGCCGCTCAGCCGCCGCCCCCTGCCTACGGCATCGCCCCGCCTCGTCCCTGCCATGGCCTGGTCTGGCGACCACTCGCAGAGGCCTACGGAGGTGTTCACGGTGATCCACGGGTCGCCGGCCATGCATCAGGAGGCTGCGCTGCTGGGCTCGCATGCGATGGTTGCGTGGCTTGACAGGGACCTGCGGCAAGCACGCAGGAGATTGGCGCAGCCATCGCCTTCGAGCTGGGCGCTCTGACGGATGACGTCTCAGTTGTCAAGCACTTCCCGGAGGCTTACCTCCTCAGGTTCTTCCACCAGCATCACTGCGTCGACGCGACGGGGCGCCGGGGCCTGCCGTTCCGCGAGACGAGGCTGCAACTTTGCCCTTGGAGTTTGGAAGCTCACT
The window above is part of the Triticum aestivum cultivar Chinese Spring chromosome 2A, IWGSC CS RefSeq v2.1, whole genome shotgun sequence genome. Proteins encoded here:
- the LOC123185543 gene encoding snakin-2-like, with amino-acid sequence MALGKLAVAALVASLLLLSTIKAADSPAPAAAPLGPPPHNIVDPSKDCGWACNLRCSANSRSKLCSRACLKCCSVCRCVPAGTASNKETCGKCYTDWTTHGNKTKCP